Proteins encoded together in one Carya illinoinensis cultivar Pawnee chromosome 3, C.illinoinensisPawnee_v1, whole genome shotgun sequence window:
- the LOC122304624 gene encoding uncharacterized protein LOC122304624: MNEFLSRAFSTVEVEEALKQMAPLKAPGPDGFGPSLIPKGKEPKKVNEYRPISLCNVLYKIVSKAISNRLKKILASIISPTQSAFLPSRLISDNIMVAFELLHSMKTRKRGKVGSMAIKLDMSKAYDRVEWDFLEVVMKKLGFNEKWVKLIMKCVKSVSYSVLVNGIPGKKFWPKRGLRQGDPLSPYLFIMCAEGLSSLLNFYEAQKFTRGVQVAKGGTSINHLLFADDCILFGKAKIEEWNRIQEVLSTYEKASGQFLNKEKTSVFFSSNTREGDRGLIMEASNSIACGNYERYLSLPAFVGRSKFNSFRSLKGRIWQKITSWKNTFLSQAGKEIMIKVVLQAIPTYTMSVFKLPKRLCQEINGLYSRFWWGKQQEGKGIIWKKWEKMGTHKGQGGLGFRDLESFNMALLAKQGWRLLKGSKSVAAIIFKEKYYRHSDFLEAKLSSLPSLIWESILSARELVKDGLRWRVGDGSKIKIWGSKWLSSPSSFSVQSPVSILQEDAKVEQLIDKQKGEWIEERIRAIFSEDEVIKILSIPLSRNQAQDKLFWRPSKKETETIMHALWVCPAANDIWAVAEGYVQKWGQIEEEFMVFWEKIMDKLSMKKIEEMAVLLRRVWLRRNDFVFEKKLGCPKTLVKTTIESLLDYNTAQSLTKPVAKGQSSSVRRGMRWEKPEDGWVKVNWDASLNLKERRMGAGIIIRDEQGEALVAVCDQKANVDSPVVAECFVLRMAVELCSELNIHKAIFEGDARVVIEAVQNIEEEHSGFSSLIHDVKFFFQNRPHWKIQFAYREKNTVAHTLAKSALDLLERTVWIEDVPDFVRNRLPATIFGNDIDSREDTLHIFQSYYIINAYVKPLDLKYRMDSHQYQWVINTKTIIEEIPETEKQVEMPKYNLIPIDELDAYKDSIAEIRISLSSRPTSAFTINPIIPEAKPLQRCCRAYVEVDDGTEKLAAVVFSELAEEALGHSAIDFMNPIEECEYDGVAYRSIFGKRVLHSCVEMDDGMIFSSIIGVVYGILLGAEV, translated from the exons ATGAATGAGTTTCTGAGCAGGGCCTTCTCTACGGTGGAGGTGGAGGAAGCTTTGAAACAAATGGCTCCCCTTAAAGCCCCGGGACCAGATGGGTTTGGACCAT CCTTAATCCCCAAGGGTAAAGAACCAAAGAAAGTTAATGAGTATAGACCTATAAGTCTATGCAACGTTTTGTACAAAATAGTGTCCAAAGCCATCTCAAACAGACTCAAAAAGATCCTGGCCAGCATCATATCCCCAACACAAAGTGCCTTTTTGCCTAGTAGACTGATCTCTGACAATATAATGGTGGCTTTTGAATTGCTCCATTCCATGAAAACTAGGAAAAGGGGAAAGGTGGGAAGCATGGCTATAAAACTAGATATGTCCAAGGCCTACGATCGTGTGGAGTGGGATTTTTTGGAAGTAGTGATGAAAAAACTGGGGTTCAATGAGAAATGGGTGAAGCTAATCATGAAATGTGTGAAGTCTGTCTCATATTCTGTCCTGGTTAATGGGATCCCAGGGAAGAAGTTCTGGCCTAAGAGGGGTTTGAGACAGGGTGACCCCTTGTCGCCTTACCTATTCATAATGTGTGCTGAAGGTTTGAGTTCTTTGTTGAATTTCTATGAAGCTCAAAAGTTTACAAGAGGAGTACAAGTGGCAAAGGGAGGAACTAGCATTAATCATctgctttttgcagatgactgtATCCTCTTTGGTAAGGCCAAAATAGAAGAATGGAATAGGATTCAAGAGGTGCTTAGTACCTATGAGAAGGCTTCAGGGCAGTTTCTGAACAAGGAGAAGACCTCAGTCTTTTTCAGCAGTAATACAAGGGAAGGTGATAGGGGATTGATTATGGAGGCTAGTAACTCAATAGCCTGTGGCAATTACGAGAGGTACCTAAGTCTTCCTGCCTTTGTTGGAAGATCCAAGTTCAATTCTTTTAGAAGTCTGAAGGGGAGAATATGGCAGAAAATCACAAGCTGGAAAAACACCTTCTTATCACAAGCTGGTAAAGAGATTATGATCAAGGTCGTGCTACAAGCCATACCAACCTACACAATGTCTGTTTTTAAGCTTCCCAAGAGGCTGTGTCAAGAGATAAATGGGCTTTATTCgagattttggtggggtaaACAGCAGGAAGGAAAGGGCATTATATGGAAAAAATGGGAGAAAATGGGTACACATAAAGGGCAGGGGGGTTTAGGCTTTAGGGACTTGGAAAGCTTTAACATGGCTCTCTTAGCAAAACAGGGTTGGAGATTGCTCAAAGGTTCTAAGTCCGTGGCTGCCATTATTTTTAAAGAGAAGTATTATAGGCATTCAGACTTCTTAGAAGCAAAATTGAGTTCTTTGCCCTCTCTGATATGGGAGAGTATTTTATCTGCAAGGGAGCTAGTAAAGGATGGGTTAAGATGGAGAGTAGGAGATGGAAGCAAGATCAAAATATGGGGTTCAAAATGGCtgtcttctccttcttctttttcagtACAATCACCTGTCTCTATTCTGCAAGAAGATGCCAAAGTGGAACAGCTCATTGATAAGCAGAAGGGGGAGTGGATTGAAGAAAGGATCCGAGCTATTTTCTCAGAAGATGAGGTGATTAAGATCCTAAGTATTCCTCTAAGTAGAAACCAGGCCCAAGATAAGCTGTTTTGGCGGCCATCCAAGAAGG AAACTGAAACCATTATGCATGCATTATGGGTTTGTCCAGCAGCCAATGACATATGGGCTGTGGCAGAAGGATATGTGCAGAAATGGGGACAAATAGAGGAGGAATTCATGGTGTTTTGGGAAAAGATAATGGATAAGCTGAGCATGAAGAAGATAGAAGAAATGGCTGTGTTGCTCAGAAGGGTTTGGCTTCGCAGgaatgattttgtttttgaaaaaaagctAGGATGTCCCAAGACATTGGTGAAGACAACTATAGAAAGCTTACTTGACTACAACACAGCTCAGTCGCTTACAAAACCAGTGGCTAAAGGGCAGAGCAGCAGTGTGAGAAGAGGCATGAGATGGGAGAAACCAGAGGATGGGTGGGTAAAGGTGAACTGGGATGCTTCACTAAACTTGAAAGAGAGAAGGATGGGGGCAGGGATTATAATTAGAGATGAGCAGGGTGAAGCTTTAGTTGCTGTTTGTGATCAAAAGGCCAATGTTGATAGCCCAGTGGTTGCAGAATGTTTTGTTTTGAGGATGGCAGTAGAGCTGTGCAGTGAACTGAACATACACAAGGCTATTTTCGAAGGAGATGCAAGAGTTGTCATAGAAGCTGTGCAGAATATTGAAGAGGAACATTCAGGTTTTAGTTCTTTAATTCATGATGTAaagtttttctttcaaaatagaCCACACTGGAAAATTCAATTTGCATATAGAGAAAAAAACACAGTTGCCCATACCTTAGCAAAGTCAGCTTTAGATTTGTTAGAAAGGACAGTTTGGATAGAAGATGTACCAGATTTTGTT AGAAATCGTCTGCCAGCAACaatatttggaaatgatattGATTCAAGAGAAGACACTTTACATATCTTTCAATCTTACTATATTATTAATGCATATGTCAAGCCATTGGATCTTAAATATAGAATGGACTCACATCAATATCAATGGGTtataaacacaaaaacaatcATTGAAGAAATACCAGAAACTGAAAAACAGGTTGAAATGCCAAAGTACAATCTGATTCCCATTGATGAGTTAGATGCTTATAAAGATTCAATTGCAGAAAtaa GAATATCTCTTTCATCTCGACCAACAAGTGCATTTACAATCAATCCTATTATTCCTGAGGCAAAACCGCTACAAAGATG TTGTCGAGCATATGTTGAAGTTGACGATGGGACAGAAAAATTAGCAGCTGTTGTGTTTAGTGAACTTGCAGAAGAAGCATTAGGTCATTCAGCCATCGATTTCATGAATCCTATTGAAGag TGCGAATATGATGGAGTTGCTTATAGGAGTATTTTTGGGAAGCGCGTTCTTCATtcttgtgtggaaatggatgatggtatgattttctcaagtataatcgGAGTTGTTTATGGTATCCTGCTTGGTGCTGAGGTTTGA